TACTGGATACATATAGTATAAATACATGTTTTTTCCTAATACAATTTTGGATAATTTTATATTTGGAACGGATACAAGTAGTAACTAAATAGTACAGCTTCAGATTCAGAGCAAGAACTATCCAgtaaatacccggatattcgAGTCGGATACGGGTACGAGTACCCAATTTTCTTTTtcttaacttttgcatatgaacttggATGAAGATAAAATTTATTTGAAAATTGTATAGCTCAAAGAGATATACAACTTTGTAGTACATTATATTTTGTTTGAACACATATTCATCATGTCAAAATTATTGAGATAATGTCCAAATTTAAATCTAAGTAACATATACTATATATGACATGTGTAACTCCAATTCTCTATAGCTTATTAATAGACTACTAGGTAGGTGCtcgtgcgatgccacggaacataAATTGTGAACCTCTAAtggacttcatttgagacaagtgatgctcaagaaaatgggggtaaactgacacagctatcacttgcattacttgccctatgcgcAGAAGAATCTGACACAGCTATTACCCATAAAGATTTCCGGTTAACTTGTGGAACCggacttcatttgagacaagaCAGCAATACCAGTGTTGAGCTTGCCACTCGGCCATGGCACACGCGAGAACACGGGATGATCAAGTAAGAACTGAACATAATGCACTAATACAAAAGGCTGGCTTGTGTTCGCTTCCTTGCTCCACAGGAAACATAGCTGATATACAAATCGAGAAGTTTTACATAAAGAGTAAAAAAAGGTCCTGCTCTCGTGTTTTCGTGTAAAACTGGATTCTGTTCAGTTCTTACTGTGGAGCTATGCTTCCTAGGTAAAACTTCTCGATTTGTATAACTTCTCGATTGTATAAAAACTTCTCCATTTACATATTGGGAAGTCTATATGTAAAACTTCTCGATTTGTATATCAGCTATGCTTCCTGTGGAGCAAGGAAGCGAACGCAAGCCAGCCTTTTGTATTAGTGCATTCTGTTCAGTTCTTACTTGATCATCCCGTGTTCTCGTGTGTGCCATGGCCGAGTGGCAAGCTCAACACTGGTATTGTTGtcttgtctcaaatgaagtcTGGTTCCACAAGTTAACCGGAAATCTTCATGGGTGATAGCTGTGTCAGATTCTTCCGCGCATAGGACAAGTAATGCAAGTGATAGCTGTGTCAGTTTACCCCCATTTTCTTGGACATCacttgtctcaaatgaagtccaTTGGAGATTCGCAATTTATGTTtcgtggcatcgcacgggcacctacctatAAAATACAGAAAACACAAAGAAGTATTTATATTTGGTACGGTACTAAGCACTCACGTACGCACACTACAAAACGAATACGCTAGGCTAGGCATGTTGATTGGAAGAGCTCTTGCCATTGACGACATTGGAAGGGGTCGACTCTATTAGTCATGTAACGACCTACAGAATACAGATTGCATCACAGAAACACCAAACACCAGAAATCAAGTAAGACACTGGGCAACTTGAATGCAGGTAAACCGTACCTGGGGGAGGAGATCCCCCTCACCAGTAATAAAGTTTTAACAGTCAAGAGGACTATGTATTTACAGTGTTTGAGACTGGATCAACCGGCAATGATAGATCAGGTGAATATATGGCGGAGGAGGCCTCCTGAGTAAGAGAACGACTTCTCCGTCTCCTCCAGGCAGTGGTCCTTCTCCTCCCGAGACCAGCTCTGAGGAACCAACCAGTACATGGAAAAGAATTTGACAGTTAGTTTTCCTTCGAGAATCTGCCGTTCAGTTTAAAAAGCTTTGGTACTTGCGTTTGGTTCCAGAGACTTACCGAAGCGACTTGGTTAAGCTTGTTGCGGACGTTCTGCAGCAGCTGGGAGAGATTGCCCTCCCACTTGTAGAACTCCAGCTCTTTGTTGTTCAGAATCTTCTCGGAAACCTAAGATACCAGGAGCACATGGTACTGTGTTAAATGATACGAGATAATGGAGGAACAGGTAGTTTCAGACTTCTGAACTGCCCAGATCAGCAACGAAAGGTAATCATATTCCTAACCAGAAGTGCACTATAGTATCGACAAAGAAAAAAGGCACAAGGAATCGTATTCAATAGAGAATGCATATGCATGCTTGGGGATTTGATGGCATCAGACACCTGAATGTGCCAATGCTGTGTAAATTATGCTTGCCAAAACAATGTTGTGACATGATGCCATATACTACTCAGTATTTTGTCATTTTCTCAGAAGGGGGGAGGGTCACCTTTTTGCCAATCATTCGGCCTCCAGCAGTATGAGCAAAGTACACGTTATAGAAATGGCAGATAAAGGCCTGGGGGTCCTCCTCAGACAGATCTTCCAGTAGAGAAGCATATGTGGTGCCAGGGGCCGATGGTTTTGGAATTGTGTGGCCCTGTTGCCTGAACCATTCCAGATCATTTTTCAGCGCCTCTGATCTCTCCAGCCCAGTATTCCAAAACTCTGCATCTGAAACACACACCACTAAAAAATGTCAACAAGCAGCATCTTTGCAGATCCTGATGAAGCAATCGCCCATAAACTACTACTCCCTTCGTTATTATAAGACATTTTTTATAGATAAATTGTTTTTACTATATATCTAAGACATAGTGTGCATTTAAGTGCACAGTGAAATCTAAATATCTGGAAAACCTAAAATGTCTTATAATTTAGAATGAACGAAGTATGAACATAGATGAACAAATTGATCGCCCAGTAGCAGGGGCATGCATTGGTCGAGGGAGAGGATGCTACGGAAAAATTGATGAGACTTCAACAAAAAATCCGTAATTAAACAAAAAATACGAAAACAGAATTAGTATATGCAACAGATCTTAATTAAGAAATATACACTACAGAAGCGAAACACGGTATAAATAGGGAAACACAATAAGTCAGACAAGGAAACATCAATCATGCATGCAACATATCCTAATTAAGGAATATAATCATGCATGCCCTACAAAAAGGAAACACAGAATAAAAAAACACAATAATCACGCAAAGGGAATGTGCATGCACCCCTTAGCTGTGACAAAGGGGCTTCAAGAGGAAAACAGCATCATGCATTGGCATGGGTGGGCGGGCCAGTCGTGAAATAGTAGATTTGTTTGCCAGTGATAAAAATGGAGCTTAAAAAGGCCATGTGTAGAACTGCTATCATTTCGCCTCTACGCCTATTTTTTTATCTAGACTGTGGCCACAACTATAGGAATAGTCATGGAATGAAATGATCTTCCACACCAGCACTTATCATTTAAACTGAAAATTCTACGCAACCAtactcaatacatttcagccacaaTCTACAAAGAGAACTGTCCTATTGACATGGTAGAATAATTCCTACAGCTGTGACAAAAGGAAGTAAACTCTTTAAATTTTATCTTCCCTGCTGTGTTGAGATTGGCAGTTTGAAGTTAAAACTGTCTCTATTTTTGAACTTAAAACTCTCTCCAGTATAGATAAAAAGGCCACGTATAGAAATGCTACCATTTCGGCTCTacacctaatatttttatctagaCTGTGGCCACAACAATAGGAATAGTCATGGAATGAAATGATCTGCCACACCAGCACCTATCCTTTAAACATGCATTTGTATAGGAACTGAAAATAGGAAACCAATTTCAAACTGTAATGAAATGATCCATAATGAAATGATCTTCCACACCAGCAATTTATTCACACCAAAAAGAACTAAACCACTGTGATGTATGTGTGGAAACCAGATTTCTAGCAAATTCAGGTGCTATTTCTAGGACCTAGGAACTGAAAATAGGAAACCAATTTCAAACTGTAATGAAATGATCTTCCACACCAGCAACTTATTCACACCAAAAGGAACTAAACTATTGtaatgtatgtgtggaaaccaGATTTCAAGCAAATTCAGGAGCTATTTGTAGGACCTAGGAACTGAAAATAGGAAACCAATTTCAGACTGTAATGAAATGATATGTAATGAAATGATCTTCCACACCAGCAAGTTATCTACACCTACCTGTCATGTCAGAGTAGGGCGTGTTGGGAGAACTTCAATTGTCAGGTTGTCTCCAGCAATGAACTTCATTGTTTGTCCATATGATACTTGGTAAAATCTAAAATGGGAGCTACACATACCAAAGCCAAAAAAAGTATgctccttccctttctccttaggtgCATAAGTACCATATTCTTTTGCAATACAATTACCTGGCATGTTTGTTGTCTTTCAGTTCAGTTTGGTGTCTTTCAATACAGTTTGATGAGGCTGATAACTGAAAAAAATAAACGTCTTTCAGTTCAGTTTGTATTGTGATGTCCACTCAAAACCTTCAAACATTTCCCTATATGACAGTCAATTAATTTCACTGTATGGTCGCCACTAACAAAATAAATGCCTTTCAGTTCAGTTTGTATAAAATGATCTTATGGATGCAAGTGTTTTCCATCTGAACTGAAAGCAATAGTTGACCTAGGAGGTGGCAAAAGAGAGAAAAACATGGCAAGCCAGCGATGCATGGACTGTGATTCTGCCCTGTACACAGTGAGGTTTAaacgaatcatctaaaaaaagaaAGATGTGAATAGACTCACATGAGAGGGTATTGCACTTCTGTTAATTAGTTGATGTGCATTGTGTTTTTGTGTAGGAATATTGGAGATGTGCCTTCAACACTCTACTCTCGATTGTCTCCAGATCAGCAACTCACTGCAGAAACAAATTTAAGATATGAGGTCCCAAATTCTCAATCTTCAAAAACTCACTGTAATTTAGTGTTGCAAGATAATGGGGATGTAACAAGTCCAGTAGTTAATATATCCATGAACTTTGCAATCCCTGCAATAATAGGTGTCCCATCAGTGCCTGTCCCACCTACTATTCTAGCCTGCAAAATGAAATTGAGGATCAAGTTATTTCTTCTAAATCAATGGACATATATTAGTTTATTATTGTTCTATTTGTCTAAAGGAAAGTAGTTTGGAAACATGATGATCTGCTCCCCAATTCCGTTTCCGCCTGGGCCGCAAATTCCTCCGCCATTGCTGCTCCCCTCGCTCCCCCTCTTCCCCCGCTCGTATAGGGTGCATGTAACAATTACAAGGGAGCATAGTCACACTGATAGAACTATGAAACTTTAAAGATACATTAGTACATACAGATGTATTGATAGCTATTTTCAAAGAACACATAAAACTTGAAATAGTATATAGTTAGTTGTCTTTAAAATAGTAAGGATCTAATAGAAAAAATGGAATTACATATCAAAATTTTGATCTCAGTGAAACAAATAGGAAATACAGAGAACTAAGTAATAACGTAATTGAAACAATTAGAAATAGCTGTCATTAGAGCCCTAATTAATTTTGATGCAACTATTTTCTTTCTATTAGACCACACGAAGAATCAAGCTACCCATCCGCCGAAACTTAAGTTAAGTCGAGTAGCTCTTGTTTAGATTATATCATCAATATATACTAACATCTTTCTTTTTTGTGTAAGGTCGCTCAAGATCCAGCTGCCTGCGATACTGCACAACAAAGTAGGCAATAATATAGAACAAATTCATATTTTTATGAACCATCAAGATCGTCCAGATGCCTGCGGTACAGCACAGCAAAGCAGTCAATAATATCGAACAATTTCGTATATTTATGAACCATCATCTATACTGATTATAATTCATGTTCACAACTGCCTTCCTCAGATTCTTTGGATAGCATCACTGAGATATGATAATACttgaagcggatgaacacggatcAATATGGGTCTGTGCCATTACTCTGCATGATCAGTAGCCTAACCTGAGAGCCATCCAACGTGACATCCTTCACATCCAGGACGCGCGATCTCTTGAATAGCGTAGCGACAGCGACGGTCTCGATCTCCCGGTCGAACGCGAGCGCGATGCCGCCACCGCGGCGGATGGCGCGCTCAGCCTCTCGCGCGAGGCGGGACGGGAAGAGCGCGCCGAAGGTCGCCGAGGGGTCATCCGAGAACACGAGGTCGAAGGCGCCGTCGGAAAATGGGAGGTGGTGGGGATCCGCGCGGCGGACAAGCGGCGGGAACTCTACGAGGTCGACCCCTATGGCGTCTCTGGTCCCCGCTACGCGGAACGCGTCAACGGCGTGGCCGGCGCCGGCGGCGAGGCAGAGGACGCGCGAAGGGGTCGCGAGGATGCCGAGGCCGCGGAGCGGCGGGAAGGCGGACGTGGCCAGGGAGGCGGCACGGTGTCTCCAGCGCGGGGAGGCACGAAGCTTAGCGAGGCGGTGGTCGGGCGGGACCACTCGGCGCGAGGCGGCGTCGCAGGAGCTGCGGGGGAATGGGGCGAGCGAGATGGTGAGGGCAGGCTGGTGGGACGCGGGGAAACAGTAGATGGATGCGTGGCGCAAGAGGTACAAGAGTGAGAGTGTGGCGACGACGGCCATCGCTATGGAGACGCGCGTGATCAGCCGTACCGCGTGCCGGTCAATCGCCGCCGGCGAGCGCGTGGTGGAGGCGGCCATAGATTGGATCGTCCGGCACGCGGAGGAGGGgggtccgaccagatcgaggatgGAACCCTAATTTTGTGGCTGCTTCACATGGATGTGTATCACGAGTTGGTGgtgagggggagggggcgcgggaTCACCGCCCGGCTACGCGAGGGGGCTAGGGCtgcgagggagggggaggggacgcGCGGGCGAGGGCACAGAGGGgctgagcggggggggggggagtcGGGGGTGACGCGGCGGCGGACGCGAGCGGGGGCAGGGCATCGCGACAACGAAGGAAGGGGATACGCGGGACGAGGGCGAGGATCGCGGGGGTGCGGGGAAGGCAGGGGCACATTTGGTGTGGACGCTGACACTActctcttaatagagtagtatagatatatCACATGCCTTGGACTATATCCTTAGAAACGATCCCTCGAAAGGATTAATTATTCATGCATGGCATGCAACACGGCCTGCTGGATGTCGATCAAGCTAGGCGGACCGGGTCCTGCGGAAACTGCATGCCCATGCATGGCGTTGCCTGAATAGGTAAGGTTGGTGGCATGCAATGCAATGGTTGTAATTCAAAACTCTATTCCTGGCTGGTTTCCAGACGTACATTTTCTCTTTCACCCCCAGCAGGCTATTAGCGTACGTGTAGCGTCGAGTGCCGGCCTCCCCGTTACATCTCCAAGCCAAGCAGGTCCAGAGATCTCGATCGGTCCTCTTGCAGAAACGAGGAAAGAAAACATGTCTTCTCGCTGGGTTAGGGCGGAGGTATGAACTGGTTCAAATTAATTAATTAAACCCTGTGGAGAACACAGTTTTCCGTGTATATCCAGCATGATTTGATGTGTCTCTCTGTAAATGACTGCTGAAGATCATATATATGGTTCATCCTTAATTTTTCGTTCGATCTGTGTGACTGATTATATATACTAGTTATTAGGAGGAACTATATGTATGAGTCATTTATGATTTGTGCAATCTATCTCACCATCTACTATCTATCTGTAATCTGTATATAAAATACTTGTATCTCACCATCTACTATCAATCTATCTATCTATATGAGAATTATTGTCCTTGTTTTTAATAAAAGAAATCCATATGTGCGGGCACGCAGGTGTACCCGCTGTTCGCGACGACAGGG
This portion of the Zea mays cultivar B73 chromosome 2, Zm-B73-REFERENCE-NAM-5.0, whole genome shotgun sequence genome encodes:
- the LOC109944578 gene encoding uncharacterized protein, whose amino-acid sequence is MAASTTRSPAAIDRHAVRLITRVSIAMAVVATLSLLYLLRHASIYCFPASHQPALTISLAPFPRSSCDAASRRVVPPDHRLAKLRASPRWRHRAASLATSAFPPLRGLGILATPSRVLCLAAGAGHAVDAFRVAGTRDAIGVDLVEFPPLVRRADPHHLPFSDGAFDLVFSDDPSATFGALFPSRLAREAERAIRRGGGIALAFDREIETVAVATLFKRSRVLDVKDVTLDGSQVRLLIMQSNGTDPY
- the LOC109944579 gene encoding uncharacterized protein, translated to MVVIQNSIPGWFPDVHFLFHPQQAISVRVASSAGLPVTSPSQAGPEISIGPLAETRKENMSSRWVRAEVYPLFATTGVAVGICVMQLVRNITTNPEVRVTKEKRAAGVLDNHDEGRRYSQHGVRRFWLSKRRDYMQAMDKVPTDPNK